A genomic stretch from Mycobacterium malmoense includes:
- a CDS encoding peroxiredoxin, producing the protein MSLLTIGDQFPAYRLVALIGGDLSKVDAKEPGDYFTTVSSDDHEGKWRVVFFWPKDFTFVCPTEIAAFGKLNDEFEDRDAQILGVSIDSEFVHFQWRAQHEDLKQLPFPMLSDIKRELSLATGVLNGDGVADRVTFIVDPNNEIQFVSATAGSVGRNVDEVLRVLDALQSDELCACNWRKGDPTIDAGELLKASA; encoded by the coding sequence ATGTCCTTGCTGACCATTGGCGACCAGTTCCCGGCGTACCGGCTCGTCGCCCTCATTGGTGGCGATCTATCGAAGGTCGACGCCAAGGAGCCCGGCGACTACTTCACGACCGTGTCCAGCGACGACCACGAGGGCAAGTGGCGCGTGGTGTTCTTCTGGCCGAAGGACTTCACCTTCGTGTGCCCCACCGAGATCGCGGCGTTCGGCAAGCTCAACGACGAGTTCGAGGACCGCGACGCGCAGATCCTCGGAGTCTCGATCGACAGCGAATTCGTCCACTTCCAGTGGCGCGCACAGCACGAGGACCTCAAGCAGTTGCCGTTCCCGATGCTCTCGGACATCAAGCGGGAGCTGTCGCTGGCCACCGGCGTGCTCAACGGCGACGGCGTCGCCGACCGGGTGACCTTCATCGTCGACCCCAACAACGAAATCCAATTCGTTTCCGCGACCGCGGGTTCCGTGGGCCGAAACGTCGACGAGGTACTGCGCGTGCTGGACGCGCTGCAATCCGATGAGCTGTGCGCCTGCAACTGGCGCAAGGGCGACCCGACGATCGACGCCGGCGAGCTGCTCAAGGCCTCGGCCTGA
- a CDS encoding hydrogen peroxide-inducible genes activator translates to MTDKSYQPTIAGLRAFTAVAEKQHFSGAATTLGVSQSTLSQALAALEAGLGTQLVERSTRRVFLTAEGEQLLPRALAAVDAVDAFTAAAAGASDPLQGTLRLGLIPTVAPYVLPTVLAGLAQRMPALALRVIENQTERLLAALREGALDTALIALPAGTAGVTEIPIYDEDFVLALPPGHPLSNKRRVPATALAELPLLLLDEGHCLRDQALDVCHKAGVRAELANTRAASLATAVQCVTGGLGVTLIPQSAVPVEAARSRLGLARFAAPRPGRRIGLVFRSSSGRDESYRHLAATIGELISAEHQVRPVR, encoded by the coding sequence ATGACCGATAAGAGCTATCAGCCGACCATCGCCGGCCTGCGCGCATTCACGGCGGTCGCGGAGAAGCAGCATTTCAGCGGCGCCGCAACGACTCTCGGCGTGAGCCAGTCGACCTTGTCGCAGGCGCTGGCGGCCCTGGAGGCGGGCCTGGGCACCCAGCTGGTCGAGAGGTCGACGCGGCGTGTCTTCTTGACAGCGGAGGGCGAACAGCTTTTGCCGCGCGCCCTGGCCGCGGTCGACGCGGTGGACGCGTTCACCGCCGCCGCGGCAGGCGCGTCGGATCCGCTGCAGGGCACCCTGCGCCTGGGACTGATTCCCACGGTGGCGCCCTACGTGCTGCCGACGGTGCTGGCCGGGCTCGCCCAGCGGATGCCCGCGCTGGCGTTGCGGGTGATCGAGAATCAGACCGAACGGCTGCTGGCCGCCCTGCGCGAGGGCGCATTGGACACGGCGCTGATCGCCTTGCCCGCCGGCACCGCCGGGGTGACCGAGATCCCGATCTACGACGAGGATTTCGTGCTCGCGCTGCCGCCCGGGCATCCGCTGTCGAACAAACGCCGGGTGCCGGCGACGGCGCTGGCCGAGCTGCCGCTGCTGTTGTTGGATGAGGGCCACTGCCTGCGCGATCAGGCGCTGGACGTCTGCCACAAGGCGGGTGTGCGGGCGGAGCTGGCCAACACCAGAGCGGCGTCGCTGGCGACCGCCGTGCAATGCGTGACCGGCGGATTGGGCGTGACGCTGATCCCGCAGAGCGCGGTGCCGGTCGAGGCCGCCAGGAGCCGGCTCGGGCTCGCGCGGTTCGCCGCACCCCGCCCGGGACGGCGGATCGGCCTGGTGTTTCGCTCGTCGAGCGGTCGCGACGAGTCCTACCGGCACCTGGCCGCGACGATCGGCGAATTGATCAGCGCCGAGCACCAGGTGCGCCCAGTCAGATAG
- a CDS encoding EthD domain-containing protein, whose amino-acid sequence MEKVIAVLMRAEPDDDWCTRQRGPVADALLNLGVPGLSVNVRDGAVRHSLMTLTTLDPPVAAVISLWTQQCYGDQTASALKLLAAECEQLAAYLVTESVPLSAPAVESGARTPGLANIALLRRPPALDQEAWLTRWQRDHTSVAIETQSTFGYTQNWVVRTLTPDAPGIAGIVEELFPAEAITDLKAFFGAADDNDLQHRISQMVASTTAFGANENIDTVPTSRYVFKTPFND is encoded by the coding sequence ATGGAAAAGGTAATCGCCGTGCTGATGCGCGCCGAGCCGGACGACGACTGGTGCACCCGGCAGCGGGGACCGGTCGCCGACGCGCTGTTGAACCTGGGCGTGCCCGGGCTGTCTGTCAATGTCCGCGACGGTGCGGTGCGCCACTCACTGATGACGCTGACCACGCTGGACCCGCCGGTCGCCGCGGTGATCAGCCTGTGGACCCAACAGTGCTACGGCGACCAAACCGCGTCGGCGCTGAAGCTGCTCGCGGCCGAGTGTGAGCAGCTCGCCGCCTACCTGGTGACGGAATCGGTTCCGTTGAGCGCGCCCGCGGTCGAGTCCGGCGCTCGCACACCGGGTTTGGCCAACATCGCGTTGCTTCGCAGGCCGCCCGCCTTGGACCAGGAGGCCTGGCTGACCCGTTGGCAGCGTGATCACACATCGGTGGCCATCGAGACGCAATCGACGTTCGGCTACACCCAGAACTGGGTGGTGCGCACCCTCACCCCCGACGCACCGGGAATCGCGGGCATCGTGGAGGAGTTGTTCCCCGCGGAGGCGATCACCGATCTGAAGGCGTTCTTCGGTGCCGCCGACGACAACGACCTGCAGCACCGGATAAGCCAAATGGTCGCCAGCACAACCGCATTCGGTGCCAACGAGAACATCGACACCGTGC